DNA sequence from the candidate division WOR-3 bacterium genome:
AAACCCGTTCTAATCTTTCATCCATTTCTTTACTACCATCACAGACAACTACTTGACCAGCATGTATTGAATACCCAATGCCGACGCCGCCACCATGATGTACAGAAACCCAGGAAGCACCAGAAGCAACATTTAACATTGCATTTAAGATTGGCCAGTCAGCAATGGCATCAGAACCGTCCAGCATCTTTTCTGTTTCTCGGTTAGGTGAGGCGACCGAACCTGAATCAAGATGGTCCCTTCCAATTACAATCGGTGCTGAAATTTTACCATCTTTTACAAGTTGGTTCATTGCTAAACCCATTTTGTCTCTTTCGCCATAACCCAGCCAGCAGATTCGAGCCGGTAGACCTTGAAATGGAATCTTCTCTTGGGCTAATTTTATCCACCGTTTAAGTGACTCATTTTGGGGAAATAATTCTAAAACCAATTTATCTGTTGTATAAATATCCTGTTTTTCTCCAGATAAAGCGACCCATCGGAAAGGGCCTTTTCCTTGGCAGAACAAAGGCCGGATGTATTCTAAAACAAATCCGGGAATATTATAAGTATTTTTCACACCGGCTTTTTGGGCTTGAGCACGGATATTATTGCCATAGTCAAAAGCAATTGCACCACGGTTTTGCATTTCTAACATAGCCTCCATTTGACGAGCCATCGATTCGTAGGCGCGTTTGATGTATTCTTGAGGATTATTTTTTCGCAGTGCTAATGCTTCTTCTAAACTCATTTTACCTGGAACATATCCGTTTAATTCGTCATGGGCTGAAGTTTGGTCAGTTAAGACATCAGGAATAATTTCGCGTCTTAATAATTCGGGATGGATATCAGAAGCATTGCCAACTAATCCGATAGATAGCGGTTTTTTTTCTTTCACGGCAGAATTTACTAATTTTAGTGCTTCATCTAAATTAAAAACCATCGTATCACAAAAACCTTGTTTGACTCGGCGCTCAATTTTTTGAGGGTCGACCTCGACATCTAATATAACTCCTTCATTCATTGTAACTGCTAAAGGTTGTGCTCCGCTCATTCCACCCATGCCAGCGGTTAAAACCCATCGACCACGAAGGGTTCCGCCAAAATGTTTACGGGCACATTCAGCAAATGTCTCATAAGTGCCTTGAATGATTCCTTGAGTGCCAATATAAATCCAGGAGCCAGCAGTCATCTGACCGTACATAATTAAACCCAATGCTTCAAGTTTTCGAAAGTAATCCCAGTTGGCCCATGCTGGAACTAATAACGAGTTTGCAATTAAAACTCGAGGAGCATAAGGAAATGTTTTAAAGATTCCGACTGGTTTGCCGGATTGAATTAAAAGTGTTTCGTCATTCGCTAAGTTTTTAAGGGATTCGATAATTGCGTGATAACAATCCCAATTTCGAGCTGCTTTACCGGCACCGCCATAAACTATAAGTTCTTCGGGTTTTTCGGCAACTTCGGCATCAAGGTTATTCATTAACATTCTCATTGCAGCTTCTTGATGCCAACTCTTACATGTGAGCTCTTTTCCTTTTGGTGCTCTAATCATTTATTTTTCACTGGGTTTTATTTTTAGTATTTGATTTTTTAAAAATATTTACAGGTAGCGGGGGCTGGATTCGAACCAGCGACCTTGAGGTTATGAGCCTCACGAGCTTCCAGACTGCTCTACCCCGCAGTATGATTATTATAAATAAAAATTGATAAAAAGTCAATAAACCATCAGTTGTTATGCTTTAAATGTCCATTAATTAGTCGAAAACTATTACAAAAAATAAAGGCAATAAACACAAAATTTTATTATTGTTTGTTCTGTCTAATCACATATGAAGGTTTGTATTCAGGTTATTTTATGCTTTTGTGAATAAAATAATTTTTATCATTGTTTGGATAAAAAATATTTTTTGCAAAGATAATTTTGTCGGTAAAAGAAATTGGTTCGCGAAATTTTCTTTTTAAGTCTGTTTTAATATATTTTCAGTGTTATTATAATCTTTTAAAACTTCTTGTTGACAAATTAATTATTTTTAGTAAAATGTAATATCTTAAAATAAATTTAAATCATAACTAATAATTCCCAGTATTGTGGAAATTTAGAAGGTAACAATGAAACAAACAAACGCAAAAAAATCTCAAAAGGAGATAAGCATGGATGCAGAAGAATTAAAGAAGAAAAAACTGGCGGAACTTTATGAAATCGCAAAGGAGCTCAATATTCCCGATTATAGCGAGAAAAAGAAGCAAGATTTAGTATTGTCAATTTTAGAAGCAGGCGTCAAACAGAAAAGCGAATCCGCAGTTACGGTTAGTGGTGTGTTAGAAGTATTAGAAGACGGCTTCGGATTTTTACGGTCGCCTGATTATAGTTATTTACCGAGCTCGGATGATGTTTATGTTGCTCCCTCACAGATCAAAAAATTCAATCTTAAAACCGGCGATACTATTTATGGCCAGGCTCGACCACCAAAACCTGGTGAAAAGTATTTTGCTTTACTCAAGGTAGAAACTGTCAATAATGACCCTTTGGATGTAGTTCACGAAAGAATTCCTTTTGATGACTTGATTCCGCTTTATCCGCAAGAGCGCATTCGCCTAGAGATAGAGGAGAAAAATGATTTCTCAATGCGAGTCGTTGACTTATTTATTCCTATTGGCAAAGGTCAACGAGGATTGATTGTTTCACCGCCTCGTGCTGGCAAAACCGTATTACTACAAAAGATTGCAAACAGCATTACAACAAATCATCCGGAAATCGTGCTGATTATTCTTTTAATTGACGAACGACCTGAGGAAGTTACAGATATGGAGCGTTCGGTTAAAGCCGAAGTAATAAGTTCGACTTTTGATGAGGTCCCGGAACGACATGTAGAAGTTGCGGATATTGTTCTGGAAAAAGCAAAGCGATTAGTCGAACACAAGAAAGATGTCGTGATTCTTTTGGATAGTATCACTCGACTGGCGCGTGCGCATAATTTGGTTGTGCCCCATTCGGGCAGAACCCTATCCGGTGGTCTTGATTCTAATGCGCTACAAAAACCGAAGAAATTTTTTGGTGCAGCACGTAATATTGAAGAAGGCGGGAGTCTTACAATCATTGCAACCGCGCTAATTGATACCGGCTCACGAATGGATGATGTAATTTTTGAAGAATTCAAAGGCACAGGCAATATGGAGTTAGTTTTAGACCGGAAACTTGCTGACCGAAGATTGTTTCCTGCAATCGATTTACAAAAATCTGGAACTCGTAAAGAAGAATTACTGCTTTCTGAATTTGAACTCAACCGAATCTGGATTATCCGTAAACTTTTGGCGGAATTGAAT
Encoded proteins:
- the hutU gene encoding urocanate hydratase, with the translated sequence MIRAPKGKELTCKSWHQEAAMRMLMNNLDAEVAEKPEELIVYGGAGKAARNWDCYHAIIESLKNLANDETLLIQSGKPVGIFKTFPYAPRVLIANSLLVPAWANWDYFRKLEALGLIMYGQMTAGSWIYIGTQGIIQGTYETFAECARKHFGGTLRGRWVLTAGMGGMSGAQPLAVTMNEGVILDVEVDPQKIERRVKQGFCDTMVFNLDEALKLVNSAVKEKKPLSIGLVGNASDIHPELLRREIIPDVLTDQTSAHDELNGYVPGKMSLEEALALRKNNPQEYIKRAYESMARQMEAMLEMQNRGAIAFDYGNNIRAQAQKAGVKNTYNIPGFVLEYIRPLFCQGKGPFRWVALSGEKQDIYTTDKLVLELFPQNESLKRWIKLAQEKIPFQGLPARICWLGYGERDKMGLAMNQLVKDGKISAPIVIGRDHLDSGSVASPNRETEKMLDGSDAIADWPILNAMLNVASGASWVSVHHGGGVGIGYSIHAGQVVVCDGSKEMDERLERVLTNDPGIGVARHVDAGYELAVRTAEKYKIKIPMRKI
- the rho gene encoding transcription termination factor Rho, which produces MDAEELKKKKLAELYEIAKELNIPDYSEKKKQDLVLSILEAGVKQKSESAVTVSGVLEVLEDGFGFLRSPDYSYLPSSDDVYVAPSQIKKFNLKTGDTIYGQARPPKPGEKYFALLKVETVNNDPLDVVHERIPFDDLIPLYPQERIRLEIEEKNDFSMRVVDLFIPIGKGQRGLIVSPPRAGKTVLLQKIANSITTNHPEIVLIILLIDERPEEVTDMERSVKAEVISSTFDEVPERHVEVADIVLEKAKRLVEHKKDVVILLDSITRLARAHNLVVPHSGRTLSGGLDSNALQKPKKFFGAARNIEEGGSLTIIATALIDTGSRMDDVIFEEFKGTGNMELVLDRKLADRRLFPAIDLQKSGTRKEELLLSEFELNRIWIIRKLLAELNPIEMMEFILDKMRLTRNNIEFLESMNE